In a single window of the Candidatus Bathyarchaeota archaeon genome:
- a CDS encoding DUF438 domain-containing protein: protein MEKFGKSKDTKELLKLLIRKLHEGADPETLKAEFKDAIGHAEASEIARVEEELIREGVSREDIHRLCDVHLSIFREALERVRATPPPGHPIHILQEEHRLISELVSEHNSIVKRLVKVEDPKVADEEIMRLKDIEEKLKSEESHYLREENILFPHLEKHGITEPPAIMWMEHDKIRDLKKNLQKIHAERQSMTFQDFKDNLEKISNSILETVTNHFYKENNILFPTALRVIGEDEWVNIRSQFDELGYCSFTPEPAKMAMTLSKKVVSEVVPGKVAFETGELSIEEIESILNTLPVDITFVDKEDTVRYYSQKKDRIFVRTKAVLGRKVQQCHPQKSLHAVNKILEEFRKGLRDSADFWIRLEDRFIYIRYFPVRGKDGEYLGCLEVTQDITDIKGLEGEKRLLG from the coding sequence ATGGAGAAATTTGGTAAGTCGAAAGACACGAAGGAACTCCTTAAGCTTCTGATAAGGAAGTTGCATGAGGGTGCTGATCCTGAAACCCTCAAGGCAGAGTTCAAGGATGCCATAGGTCATGCTGAGGCCTCAGAGATCGCCAGAGTTGAGGAGGAGCTTATAAGGGAAGGTGTATCTAGGGAGGATATACATAGGCTATGCGATGTCCACCTATCAATATTCAGGGAGGCCTTGGAGAGGGTGAGAGCCACACCGCCCCCAGGACATCCAATACATATTCTTCAGGAGGAGCATCGATTAATCAGTGAGCTAGTTTCCGAACACAATAGCATTGTTAAGAGACTGGTTAAGGTGGAGGACCCTAAAGTTGCCGATGAAGAGATTATGCGGCTGAAAGATATTGAGGAGAAGTTGAAGAGTGAGGAGAGCCACTATCTCAGGGAGGAGAATATTCTCTTCCCACATCTTGAGAAGCATGGAATCACAGAGCCGCCGGCTATCATGTGGATGGAGCATGATAAGATAAGGGATTTGAAGAAGAACCTTCAAAAGATCCATGCCGAACGTCAGAGCATGACGTTCCAAGACTTTAAGGATAATCTAGAGAAGATTTCAAATTCTATACTTGAGACAGTCACAAACCACTTCTATAAGGAGAACAACATACTATTCCCAACAGCACTGAGGGTTATAGGTGAGGATGAGTGGGTCAATATTCGAAGCCAATTCGACGAGTTGGGATACTGCTCCTTCACGCCTGAACCGGCGAAGATGGCAATGACCCTTTCAAAGAAGGTTGTGAGTGAGGTTGTACCTGGAAAGGTTGCTTTCGAGACAGGTGAACTCTCCATAGAAGAGATAGAGAGCATACTGAACACACTGCCAGTAGACATAACGTTCGTCGACAAGGAGGATACTGTCCGCTACTACAGTCAAAAAAAGGATAGAATATTCGTCAGGACCAAGGCTGTTTTAGGAAGGAAGGTTCAGCAATGCCACCCACAGAAGAGCCTACACGCAGTAAACAAAATTCTAGAGGAATTCAGAAAGGGCCTAAGAGATTCAGCAGACTTCTGGATCAGACTCGAAGATAGATTCATATATATTCGCTACTTCCCAGTCCGTGGAAAAGATGGGGAGTATCTAGGTTGCCTAGAGGTCACCCAAGACATTACAGATATAAAGGGTCTTGAAGGTGAGAAGAGGCTACTTGGCTGA
- the ppcA gene encoding phosphoenolpyruvate carboxylase, translating into MGKCMEESRKIPRTMSTQHPDNVSVPQWCQEEIIDGDTEVYEVYYAYSVLGCHEVMWDSEGKDVDTRVVRKLLAEHGGYFKEHVIGKDVFLTYRIPNPRIEAVERKIVVETLYNIPVAYDVASTFYKKDVTPIFEVILPFTTTSSDIICLHNYYKRAVVGSEDLNILGSLRVEDWVGSFRPRNIEVIPLVEDFGSILTIDKIVAEYAEAVKPKYLRVFIARSDPALNYGIFCAVLLSKIALSKLRSIEREYGVNIYSILGVGSMPFRGHLSPDNMERFLNEYGGISTVTIQSALRYDHPSDRVKEVVNILNSNLPNGEPAIVEPHDENILLKILNKCRLHYESVVEDLAPLVNSLASYIPQRRARKLHIGLFGYSRNVAGVILPRAIPFTAALYSIGIPPEIIGCKFLQDLKDNEWNVLQRYYINIKNDF; encoded by the coding sequence ATGGGAAAGTGCATGGAGGAGTCTAGGAAGATCCCTCGCACGATGTCTACTCAACATCCCGACAACGTATCTGTTCCACAATGGTGCCAAGAGGAGATTATAGACGGAGACACTGAGGTTTACGAGGTATACTATGCTTACAGTGTATTGGGATGCCATGAGGTGATGTGGGACTCTGAAGGGAAAGACGTCGATACTCGTGTTGTTAGAAAGTTGCTGGCTGAGCATGGGGGCTATTTCAAGGAACATGTGATTGGGAAGGACGTTTTCCTAACGTATAGAATACCTAATCCCAGGATCGAGGCTGTGGAGAGAAAGATAGTCGTCGAGACTCTCTACAATATTCCAGTTGCCTACGATGTGGCATCCACCTTCTACAAAAAAGATGTTACACCAATTTTTGAGGTGATTCTACCGTTTACAACAACGAGTTCAGATATTATTTGTCTCCACAATTATTATAAGAGAGCTGTAGTTGGAAGCGAAGATCTGAACATATTAGGATCTTTAAGAGTAGAGGATTGGGTCGGCTCATTCAGACCTAGAAATATTGAGGTAATACCTCTCGTGGAAGACTTCGGCAGCATCTTAACTATTGATAAGATAGTGGCCGAATACGCGGAGGCAGTCAAGCCGAAGTATCTCAGGGTATTCATAGCAAGATCCGATCCTGCTCTAAACTATGGTATCTTCTGCGCAGTCCTACTATCAAAGATAGCCCTCTCAAAGTTGAGGTCCATCGAGAGAGAATATGGCGTAAACATATATTCAATCCTCGGCGTAGGCTCAATGCCCTTCAGAGGACACTTATCACCCGATAATATGGAAAGATTCCTAAATGAGTATGGGGGGATATCTACAGTTACCATACAGTCTGCATTGAGGTATGACCATCCATCAGATAGGGTAAAAGAGGTTGTAAACATTCTCAACAGCAACCTTCCAAACGGAGAACCGGCCATCGTAGAGCCTCATGATGAAAACATTTTACTTAAGATACTCAATAAGTGTAGGCTTCACTATGAGAGTGTAGTAGAGGATCTGGCTCCACTCGTGAATAGTCTGGCATCTTATATACCCCAGAGAAGGGCTAGAAAACTTCACATAGGATTATTTGGATACAGCAGAAATGTTGCAGGCGTCATTCTCCCAAGAGCAATACCATTCACAGCAGCATTATACTCTATTGGAATACCTCCTGAGATCATAGGCTGCAAGTTTTTACAAGATCTTAAAGATAACGAATGGAATGTTCTTCAAAGATATTATATCAATATTAAGAATGATTTTA
- a CDS encoding cupin domain-containing protein yields the protein MEAKVKGFLSEFVSYQQAAVVSRTLIDKDTGTVTVFAFDEGQGLSEHTAPYDALIYIIEGKAEVTISGSKYLLQEGETILMPANEPHALKAVEKFKMLLVMVKS from the coding sequence ATGGAGGCGAAGGTTAAGGGTTTTCTCAGTGAATTTGTAAGTTACCAGCAAGCGGCAGTTGTAAGCAGAACCCTAATCGATAAAGATACTGGGACAGTAACTGTCTTCGCTTTCGATGAGGGCCAGGGTCTCAGCGAACATACAGCACCATACGACGCTCTAATATACATAATCGAAGGAAAAGCTGAGGTCACTATATCAGGATCAAAATATCTCCTGCAGGAGGGGGAGACGATTCTGATGCCTGCGAACGAACCCCACGCATTGAAAGCAGTCGAGAAGTTCAAGATGTTACTCGTAATGGTAAAATCCTAA
- a CDS encoding MBL fold metallo-hydrolase translates to MVDVTWLGHACFMLEEGKRLIFDPFRDVGLPEPRVKADIILCSHSHSDHNNVRPVRHERSIVLEGFGGVKDVDGISIKGINTFHDEAKGSARGRNTIYVVGLGGLSFCHLGDLGHILTPSQIDEVGPIHILFLPIGGYYTIGPREARKVMESLRPPVTVPMHYRMPGMSSIFDSLNTLDDFIRKEDSVRRLDGPSFTINKENLPEKPTLIIPKLS, encoded by the coding sequence TTGGTCGATGTGACTTGGCTTGGACATGCATGTTTCATGCTTGAGGAGGGGAAGAGACTTATCTTCGACCCATTCAGGGATGTCGGTCTTCCAGAGCCTAGGGTCAAGGCTGACATAATACTCTGCTCACACAGCCATTCAGACCACAATAACGTAAGGCCGGTCAGACATGAGAGGAGCATAGTTCTTGAAGGTTTTGGAGGAGTCAAAGATGTCGACGGGATATCTATCAAGGGAATAAACACTTTCCATGATGAAGCAAAAGGATCGGCAAGGGGCAGGAACACCATATACGTGGTTGGTTTAGGAGGCCTATCATTCTGCCATTTAGGAGACCTGGGGCATATATTGACCCCATCACAGATAGATGAAGTTGGACCTATCCACATCCTCTTTCTACCTATAGGCGGCTACTACACCATAGGGCCAAGAGAAGCTAGGAAGGTCATGGAGTCTCTCAGACCTCCAGTCACAGTCCCAATGCATTACAGGATGCCAGGAATGTCCTCCATCTTCGACTCCTTAAACACACTAGACGACTTTATACGTAAGGAAGACAGCGTCAGGAGGCTCGACGGACCAAGCTTCACCATAAATAAAGAAAACCTACCTGAGAAGCCCACGTTGATCATCCCAAAGCTCAGCTAA
- a CDS encoding mechanosensitive ion channel has product MQVSDVNVFQLASAIIILSVAYISSKILARVLGKILDDTSTPASTKKGIIKTVKYGIYFAGFFAVIHAFDIDLTSLVVGLGVFSIAVSFAMNNLIQNLVSGILIRADGVFRVGDEIKVQNLEGRILKVGMRSTLIESVDGDLIVIPNIIFTTNPVTRKKRI; this is encoded by the coding sequence ATGCAAGTATCTGATGTAAATGTGTTCCAACTGGCTTCGGCCATCATAATCTTATCTGTTGCATATATCTCTTCAAAAATCTTGGCGAGAGTGCTTGGAAAAATATTAGATGATACATCTACTCCAGCCAGTACTAAAAAAGGAATTATAAAAACTGTAAAATACGGAATATATTTTGCTGGGTTTTTCGCGGTGATACATGCTTTTGACATTGACCTAACATCTTTGGTGGTCGGCCTCGGCGTTTTCAGCATAGCTGTCAGTTTTGCAATGAACAATCTCATTCAGAATCTCGTCTCCGGAATATTGATTCGGGCGGATGGCGTTTTCAGAGTCGGCGATGAGATAAAGGTTCAGAATCTAGAAGGAAGAATATTGAAGGTCGGTATGAGGTCAACATTAATAGAAAGTGTAGACGGTGATCTCATAGTTATTCCGAATATCATATTTACAACCAACCCAGTCACAAGGAAGAAGAGAATCTAA